One window of the Eucalyptus grandis isolate ANBG69807.140 chromosome 6, ASM1654582v1, whole genome shotgun sequence genome contains the following:
- the LOC104451392 gene encoding G-type lectin S-receptor-like serine/threonine-protein kinase SD1-1 — MWFGDLIDVREFEQDNYVQNIYIKLSASELDSIQSPVNKKMLLTVTVASVISGLLIAGVALSIMWKSRMKRRGLQRQKEDIDLPLYDFSTIAVATGHFSQTNMIGAGGFGSVYKGNLSMGQEIAVKRLSKGSRQGLEEFMNEVLLIAKLQHRNLVGLLGCCIEGEERMLIYEYMPNKSLDYFIFDDDISFLLAWKSRFDIVLGIARGLLYLHQDSKLQIIHRDLKTSNILLDADLNPKISDFGLARIFVGNEREARTKRIVGT, encoded by the exons ATGTGGTTTGGCGATCTCATTGATGTAAGAGAATTTGAACAAGACAACTATGTACAAAATATCTACATAAAATTATCTGCGTCTGAGTTAG ATTCCATCCAGAGCCCTGTCAATAAGAAAATGCTGTTGACTGTTACGGTGGCTTCAGTCATTTCTGGATTGCTCATAGCAGGTGTAGCATTGAGTATTATGTGGAAGAGCAGAATGAAAAGAAGAG GCTTACAAAGGCAGAAGGAAGACATTGATTTACCATTATATGATTTTTCTACCATTGCTGTTGCTACTGGACATTTCTCACAGACCAACATGATTGGAGCGGGTGGCTTTGGTTCAGTCTACAAG GGAAATCTCTCAATGGGTCAAGAAATAGCGGTGAAGAGGCTATCGAAAGGTTCAAGACAAGGCCTTGAAGAATTTATGAATGAAGTTCTCCTAATTGCCAAACTTCAGCATAGGAATCTTGTCGGACTTCTTGGCTGTTGcattgagggagaagaaagaatgttaatatATGAGTATATGCCAAATAAAAGCTTGGATTATTTCATTTTCG ATGATGACATAAGCTTCTTGTTAGCATGGAAGAGTCGCTTTGACATAGTTTTAGGAATTGCGAGAGGTCTTCTCTATCTTCATCAAGATTCAAAACTACAAATCATTCACAGAGATCTCAAAACAAGCAATATTTTGTTAGATGCGGACCTCAATCCTAAAATCTCAGACTTTGGCCTTGCAAGAATCTTTGTAGGCAACGAAAGAGAAGCGAGAACAAAAAGAATCGTTGGTACCTAG
- the LOC104431881 gene encoding G-type lectin S-receptor-like serine/threonine-protein kinase At4g27290 has protein sequence MALEKVPYSPFFYSVYVMFMLNLVIASDTLNPGQSIKDGERLVSSGQSFELGFFTPEKSKYRYLGIWYKFSPEKVVWVANRNNPLTDSNGVLTFSDEGNLFVLNRSKSIIWSSNSFRVLRNPVAQLLDSGNLVVSENTTSHSGECSWESFDYPTDTILAGMRLGWSPKTGFEWRLTSWKSKDDPSSGDYTYGINVNGLPQYEMLKRGSTKTYRLGPFNGFRFMGTPAIESTLFNASFVYNETDVYSEFESSRDDIITIITLNQSGFIQRLLRKKESSTWDVMTSKPRDPCDNYGQCGANSVCKSNKDPRCQCLQGFVPKSQEEWQLFNSTSGCIRKAQLNCSQEPGLLKLSMLNLPDLIDFRVNKNMSLEECKVECLKKCSCTAYAN, from the coding sequence ATGGCATTGGAAAAGGTTCCATATTCCCCCTTCTTTTACTCTGTTTATGTCATGTTTATGCTGAACTTGGTGATCGCATCCGATACCTTAAATCCAGGTCAGTCCATTAAAGATGGAGAGAGATTGGTCTCTTCAGGCCAAAGCTTTGAGCTTGGGTTCTTCACTCCAGAAAAATCCAAGTACAGGTACTTGGGGATATGGTACAAATTTAGTCCTGAAAAAGTCGTTTGGGTTGCCAACCGAAACAACCCGCTCACTGATTCAAATGGTGTTCTTACATTTAGCGATGAGGGGAATCTATTTGTTCTCAACCGATCAAAGAGCATCATCTGGTCTTCAAATTCATTCAGGGTTTTAAGAAACCCAGTCGCACAGTTGTTGGATTCTGGTAACCTTGTCGTTTCAGAGAATACAACTTCACATTCTGGTGAATGTTCATGGGAGAGCTTTGACTATCCAACTGACACCATTTTAGCTGGTATGCGATTGGGATGGAGCCCCAAAACCGGTTTCGAATGGCGTCTGACCTCTTGGAAAAGCAAGGATGATCCTTCCTCTGGAGACTATACCTACGGAATAAATGTTAATGGGTTGCCCCAATATGAAATGCTCAAAAGAGGCTCCACAAAAACATATCGATTGGGGCCATTTAATGGATTCCGCTTCATGGGAACTCCAGCGATTGAGAGTACCCTTTTCAATGCGTCGTTTGTTTACAATGAGACAGACGTATATTCTGAGTTTGAATCTTCAAGGGATGATATCATCACCATAATCACGTTGAATCAGTCTGGTTTTATTCAACGTCTTctaaggaagaaagagagcTCTACATGGGATGTCATGACCTCAAAACCCAGGGATCCATGTGATAACTATGGGCAGTGTGGTGCTAATAGTGTCTGCAAAAGTAACAAAGACCCTAGATGCCAGTGCTTGCAGGGATTCGTGCCTAAATCCCAAGAAGAGTGGCAGTTATTTAATTCAACCAGTGGGTGCATTAGGAAAGCTCAGTTGAATTGCTCTCAAGAACCGGGCTTGCTTAAACTTTCGATGCTAAATCTGCCTGATTTGATCGACTTCAGGGTAAACAAGAATATGAGCCTTGAGGAGTGCAAGGTGGAGTGTCTAAAGAAGTGTTCTTGCACAGCTTATGCTAATTGA
- the LOC104451390 gene encoding G-type lectin S-receptor-like serine/threonine-protein kinase At4g27290, whose amino-acid sequence MPLGKVPYPPFFYSVYVMFMLHLVVASDTLSPGQSIKDAERLVSSGQSFEFGFFSPQNSKYRYLGIWYKFSPEKVVWVANRNNPLTDSNGVLTFSDERNLVVLNRSKSIIWSSNSSRVLRNPVARLFDSGNLVVSENTSSHSGACSWQSFDYPTDILLAGMRLGWSLKTGFEWSLTSWKSTDDPSSGDYTFGINVNGLPQLEVRKRGSTKTFRAGPWNGLRFMGIPAIETTLLRPLFVYNDTDVHYEFDNSVDDIITMLTLNQSGLLQLLLRNKKNSRWDVMASFPRDPCDNYGQCGANGVCKSNKDPRCQCLQGFVPKSQEEWQLFNSTSGCIRKAQLNCSQEPGFLKISMLNLPDLIDFWLNKNMSLDECKVECLKNCSCTAYANSDVRGGGSGCLMWFGNLVDLREFEQDNYVQNIYIKLSASELDSIQSPVNKKKLLTVTVASVISGLLIAGVALSIKWKSRMKRRGLLRQKEDIDLPLYDFSTIAVATGHFSQTNMIGAGGFGSVYKGNLSMGQEIAVKRLSKGSRQGLEEFMNEVLLIAKLQHRNLVGLLGCCIEGEERMLIYEYMPNKSLNYFIFDDDRSFLLAWKSRFDIVLGIARGLLYLHQDSKLQVIHRDLKTSNILLDADLKPKISDFGLARIFGGNEREARTKRIVGTYGYMSPEYAFDGEFSVKSDVFSLGVILLEIISSKRNRGFYHPDHQHNLLGHAWLLWSAGRSLELLHESLCDSFIAFQVERCIHVGLLCVQKFPGDRPTMSSVVFMLANEEAILPQPKQPGFFMERVPSTTEASLMREELYTRNMVTITMPEGR is encoded by the exons ATGCCATTGGGAAAGGTTCCATATCCCCCCTTCTTTTACTCTGTTTATGTCATGTTTATGCTGCACTTGGTGGTCGCATCCGATACCTTAAGTCCAGGTCAGTCCATCAAAGATGCGGAGAGATTGGTCTCTTCAGGCCAAAGCTTTGAGTTTGGCTTCTTCTCTCCACAAAACTCCAAGTATAGGTACTTGGGGATATGGTACAAATTTAGTCCTGAAAAAGTCGTTTGGGTTGCCAACCGAAACAACCCGCTCACTGATTCAAATGGTGTTCTCACATTTAGCGATGAGAGGAATCTAGTTGTTCTCAACCGATCAAAGAGCATCATCTGGTCTTCGAATTCATCCAGGGTTTTAAGAAACCCGGTTGCTCGGTTGTTTGACTCTGGTAACCTTGTCGTTTCAGAGAATACAAGCTCGCATTCTGGTGCATGCTCATGGCAGAGCTTTGACTATCCAACCGACATCCTTTTAGCTGGTATGCGATTGGGATGGAGCCTCAAAACCGGTTTTGAATGGTCTCTGACTTCTTGGAAAAGCACGGATGATCCTTCCTCTGGAGACTATACCTTCGGAATAAATGTTAATGGATTGCCCCAACTTGAGGTTCGCAAAAGAGGCTCCACAAAAACATTTCGAGCAGGGCCATGGAATGGATTGCGTTTCATGGGAATTCCAGCAATTGAGACTACCCTTTTGAGGCCTCTCTTTGTTTACAATGACACAGATGTCCATTATGAGTTTGATAATTCCGTGGATGATATCATTACCATGCTCACATTGAATCAGTCTGGTCTTCTGCAACTTCTtctaaggaacaaaaagaactcTAGATGGGATGTCATGGCCTCATTTCCCCGCGATCCATGTGATAACTATGGGCAGTGTGGTGCTAATGGTGTCTGCAAAAGTAACAAAGACCCTAGATGCCAGTGCTTGCAGGGATTTGTGCCCAAATCCCAAGAAGAGTGGCAGTTATTTAATTCAACCAGTGGGTGCATTAGGAAAGCTCAGTTGAATTGCTCTCAAGAACCTGGCTTTCTGAAAATTTCGATGCTGAATCTGCCCGATCTGATAGACTTCTGGTTAAACAAGAACATGAGCCTCGACGAGTGCAAGGTGGAGTGTCTAAAAAACTGTTCTTGTACGGCCTATGCTAATTCAGATGttagaggaggaggaagtggctGTCTGATGTGGTTTGGCAATCTCGTTGATTTAAGAGAATTTGAACAAGACAACTATGTACAAAATATCTACATAAAATTATCTGCTTCTGAGTTAG ATTCCATCCAGAGCCCTGTCAATAAGAAAAAACTGTTGACTGTCACGGTGGCTTCAGTCATTTCTGGATTGCTCATAGCAGGTGTAGCATTGAGTATTAAGTGGAAGAGCAGAATGAAAAGAAGAG GCTTACTAAGGCAGAAGGAAGACATTGATTTACCATTATATGATTTTTCTACCATTGCTGTTGCTACTGGACATTTCTCACAGACCAACATGATTGGAGCGGGTGGCTTTGGTTCAGTCTACAAG GGAAATCTCTCCATGGGTCAAGAAATAGCGGTGAAGAGGCTGTCGAAAGGTTCAAGACAAGGCCTTGAAGAATTTATGAATGAAGTTCTCCTAATTGCCAAACTTCAGCATAGGAATCTTGTTGGACTTCTTGGCTGTTGcattgagggagaagaaagaatgttaatatATGAGTATATGCCAAATAAAAGCttgaattatttcattttcG ATGATGATAGAAGCTTCTTGTTAGCATGGAAGAGTCGCTTTGACATAGTTTTAGGAATTGCGAGAGGTCTTCTCTATCTTCATCAAGATTCAAAACTACAAGTCATTCACAGAGATCTCAAAACAAGCAATATACTGTTAGATGCGGACCTCAAACCTAAAATCTCAGACTTTGGCCTTGCAAGAATCTTTGGAGGCAATGAAAGAGAAGCAAGAACAAAAAGAATCGTTGGTACCTA TGGCTATATGTCCCCGGAATATGCTTTTGACGGAGAATTCTCTGTGAAATCCGACGTTTTTAGTCTTGGTGTAATTTTGCTGGAGATAATAAGTAGCAAAAGGAACAGAGGGTTCTACCATCCTGATCATCAACACAATCTTCTTGGGCAT GCATGGTTGCTGTGGAGCGCAGGCAGGTCCTTGGAGCTTCTACATGAATCTCTTTGCGACTCCTTCATTGCATTCCAAGTTGAGAGATGCATTCATGTTGGTTTGCTATGTGTGCAAAAGTTTCCTGGAGATAGGCCAACAATGTCTTCAGTCGTTTTCATGTTAGCGAATGAGGAAGCAATCTTGCCCCAGCCTAAACAGCCCGGTTTTTTTATGGAGAGAGTTCCATCGACCACAGAGGCATCTTTAATGAGGGAAGAATTGTACACAAGGAATATGGTTACGATCACCATGCCGGAAGGTCGATAA